One Campylobacter concisus DNA segment encodes these proteins:
- the nhaA gene encoding Na+/H+ antiporter NhaA — MGGIKEFLKHEASGGILLMVATVAALLCQNTFLSDFYNEFLNTKFTMSFGEYGLSKPLILWVNDGLMAVFFFLIGLELKREVLEGELKNPSQIALPAIGAAGGLIVPAVIFYLFTKHDSFALGGWAIPTATDIAFALGILSLLGPHVPTSLKIFLMTLAIVDDLCAIVIIALFYTSELSAQMLAVASVCLAALFVLNRLGVKSKAAYLIVGAVMWVSVLKSGVHATLAGVVAAFFIPLSFKDEPGKSMLKSIEHDLHGWVAFGVLPIFAFVNAGISLRGVGLDEILSPVALGTALGLFVGKQVGVFSFSFLAIKFKLAKLPEGSNFIQLYGIAVLCGIGFTMSLFVNGLAYNDTDAFAYTDKLAILLGSVVSGAAGFILLKFSAKN; from the coding sequence ATGGGCGGAATAAAAGAGTTTTTAAAACACGAAGCCAGCGGCGGGATTTTGCTGATGGTCGCTACGGTCGCGGCGCTACTGTGTCAAAATACGTTTTTGAGCGATTTTTACAATGAATTTTTAAATACCAAATTTACCATGAGCTTCGGCGAATACGGACTAAGCAAACCTCTGATCTTGTGGGTGAACGACGGGTTGATGGCGGTATTTTTCTTTCTCATCGGACTTGAGCTAAAGCGCGAGGTGCTGGAGGGCGAGCTAAAAAATCCGTCGCAAATCGCGCTGCCAGCGATCGGCGCGGCAGGCGGCCTGATAGTGCCCGCGGTTATCTTCTATCTTTTTACGAAGCACGACTCCTTCGCGCTTGGCGGCTGGGCGATACCGACGGCGACGGATATCGCGTTTGCTCTGGGGATTTTGAGCCTACTCGGGCCTCACGTACCGACTAGTTTAAAAATTTTCCTCATGACGCTAGCGATCGTCGACGACCTTTGCGCGATCGTGATTATCGCGCTATTTTACACGAGCGAGCTTAGCGCCCAAATGCTTGCGGTCGCGAGCGTTTGTCTAGCCGCGCTTTTCGTGCTAAACAGACTCGGCGTAAAGAGCAAGGCGGCGTATCTGATCGTAGGCGCGGTGATGTGGGTATCGGTGCTAAAATCAGGCGTTCACGCCACGCTTGCCGGCGTCGTGGCGGCCTTTTTCATACCGCTTAGCTTTAAAGACGAGCCGGGCAAATCTATGCTAAAAAGCATCGAGCACGACCTACACGGCTGGGTGGCGTTTGGCGTGCTGCCGATATTTGCCTTCGTGAACGCAGGCATCTCGCTGCGAGGCGTCGGACTGGACGAGATTTTGTCTCCGGTTGCGCTAGGCACGGCGCTGGGGCTTTTCGTCGGTAAGCAAGTCGGGGTATTTTCTTTTAGCTTTTTAGCGATCAAATTTAAGCTAGCCAAGCTGCCCGAGGGGTCAAATTTTATCCAGCTTTACGGCATCGCCGTGCTTTGCGGCATAGGATTTACGATGAGCCTTTTCGTTAACGGCCTAGCCTACAACGACACGGACGCCTTTGCCTACACCGACAAGCTCGCTATCTTGCTAGGTTCGGTAGTTTCGGGTGCCGCGGGGTTTATATTGCTTAAATTTAGCGCCAAAAACTAA
- a CDS encoding DUF4006 family protein translates to MENNNRNIFALNGISGFLIAVVLLLSILAVLTYVGIGLQKEVATKPYSLKDAASIEMKSVDNAKHVIVKEK, encoded by the coding sequence ATGGAAAATAATAATAGAAACATCTTTGCCTTAAACGGCATTAGCGGGTTTTTAATAGCGGTGGTGCTTTTGCTCTCTATCCTAGCGGTGCTTACATACGTTGGCATCGGCTTGCAAAAAGAGGTCGCGACCAAGCCTTACTCACTCAAAGATGCAGCTAGCATCGAGATGAAGAGCGTAGATAACGCTAAACATGTCATTGTAAAGGAGAAGTGA
- the ccoN gene encoding cytochrome-c oxidase, cbb3-type subunit I → MRPSQLLHYDYSVAKLFMFATILFGIIGMVVGVVIAFQMACPELNYIAGEYSAFGRLRPLHTNGIIFGFMLSGIFATWYYIGQRVLKVSMSESPFLMFIGKLHFWLYMLVMVLAVVTLFMGESTAKEYAELEWPLDIAVVVVWVLWGVSIFGLIGIRREKTLYISVWYYIATFLGVAMLYLFNNMEVPTRLVSGYGSWLHSVSMYAGSNDALVQWWYGHNAVAFVFTVAIIAQIYYFLPKESGQPIFSYKLSLFSFWGLMFIYLWAGGHHLIYSATPDWMQTMGSVFSIVLILPSWGSAINILLTMKGEWAQLRESPLIKFMVLASTFYMFSTLEGPILSIKSVNALAHFTDWVPGHVHDGALGWVGFMIMAALYHMTPRVFKREIYSKSLMEAQFWIQTTGIVLYFASMWIAGITQGMMWRATDSYGNLLYSFIDTVVVLIPYYYIRAIGGLLYLVGFLMFAYNIYKSTSAKAILAEPKSASPMGGGAKASAEVM, encoded by the coding sequence ATGCGACCATCTCAGCTACTACACTATGATTATAGTGTAGCAAAGCTATTTATGTTTGCCACGATACTCTTTGGTATCATAGGCATGGTTGTTGGCGTAGTTATAGCCTTTCAAATGGCCTGTCCAGAGCTTAACTACATAGCCGGCGAATATTCGGCGTTTGGGAGGTTGCGTCCTCTTCATACTAATGGCATCATTTTTGGCTTCATGCTCTCAGGCATCTTTGCCACTTGGTACTACATCGGACAGCGTGTTTTAAAGGTCTCGATGAGCGAGTCGCCATTTTTGATGTTTATCGGCAAGCTTCATTTTTGGCTATATATGCTTGTTATGGTTTTGGCTGTTGTTACGCTTTTTATGGGTGAGAGCACAGCTAAGGAGTACGCTGAGCTCGAGTGGCCACTAGATATCGCAGTGGTTGTTGTTTGGGTACTTTGGGGTGTTAGTATATTTGGCCTAATCGGTATCCGCCGTGAAAAGACACTTTATATCTCAGTTTGGTACTACATCGCTACATTTTTAGGCGTTGCGATGCTATATCTATTTAACAACATGGAAGTTCCAACAAGACTTGTTAGCGGATATGGCTCATGGCTACACTCTGTCTCTATGTACGCTGGCTCAAACGACGCTTTGGTTCAGTGGTGGTACGGCCACAACGCGGTTGCATTCGTTTTTACAGTGGCGATCATCGCTCAAATTTATTATTTCTTACCAAAAGAGAGCGGTCAGCCGATATTTTCATATAAACTATCGCTATTTTCATTTTGGGGTCTGATGTTCATCTACCTTTGGGCTGGCGGACACCACCTCATATACTCTGCTACGCCTGATTGGATGCAGACTATGGGTTCGGTCTTTTCTATCGTTTTGATCCTGCCTTCGTGGGGTTCAGCGATAAACATCCTTCTTACGATGAAGGGCGAGTGGGCGCAGCTTAGAGAGAGTCCGCTTATTAAATTTATGGTTCTAGCTTCGACATTTTATATGTTCTCAACACTTGAAGGCCCGATACTTTCTATCAAGTCTGTAAATGCCCTAGCGCACTTTACTGACTGGGTACCAGGACACGTTCACGACGGCGCTCTTGGATGGGTTGGCTTTATGATCATGGCGGCACTTTATCACATGACACCGCGTGTATTTAAGCGTGAAATTTACTCAAAGTCGCTAATGGAAGCTCAGTTTTGGATACAAACAACAGGTATCGTCTTATACTTTGCATCTATGTGGATCGCTGGTATCACGCAAGGTATGATGTGGAGAGCGACTGATAGCTACGGAAATTTACTCTACTCGTTTATAGACACGGTAGTCGTGCTTATCCCATACTACTATATAAGGGCTATTGGCGGACTTCTTTATCTAGTTGGCTTCTTGATGTTTGCTTATAACATCTATAAATCAACTTCTGCTAAAGCTATCTTAGCAGAGCCAAAAAGCGCTTCGCCAATGGGTGGCGGGGCAAAAGCTAGCGCGGAGGTGATGTAA
- the ccoO gene encoding cytochrome-c oxidase, cbb3-type subunit II, with protein sequence MFAWLEKNPFFFAVCVFIVIAYAGIVEILPDFANRARPLEGTKPYTVLELAGKNIYMQNGCNTCHSQMIRPFKAETDRYGMYSLSGEFAYDRPHLWGSKRTGPDLMRVGNYRTTDWHENHMLNPASVVPGSIMPAYPFLFKKNADIETAYAEALTVKKVFNTPYDEKDMPALGTLEQTNANVKAEAAAIVENMKDEQVKSAFEKGEIRQIVALIAYLNSLK encoded by the coding sequence ATGTTTGCTTGGTTAGAAAAAAATCCATTCTTTTTTGCAGTTTGCGTCTTTATAGTCATCGCTTACGCTGGCATAGTTGAAATTTTACCAGACTTTGCAAACAGAGCTAGACCACTTGAGGGTACAAAGCCTTACACCGTTTTGGAGCTAGCTGGCAAAAACATCTATATGCAAAATGGCTGCAACACTTGTCACTCTCAAATGATCCGTCCGTTTAAAGCAGAGACCGATAGATACGGTATGTATTCGCTAAGTGGCGAGTTTGCATACGATCGTCCGCACCTTTGGGGCTCAAAAAGAACGGGACCTGATCTTATGCGTGTGGGTAACTATAGAACGACTGACTGGCATGAAAATCACATGCTAAATCCAGCCTCAGTAGTGCCAGGCTCGATCATGCCAGCATATCCATTTTTATTTAAGAAAAATGCTGATATCGAGACTGCTTACGCTGAAGCGCTAACGGTTAAAAAGGTCTTTAACACGCCTTATGACGAAAAAGATATGCCAGCACTTGGCACGTTAGAGCAGACAAATGCTAACGTCAAGGCTGAGGCTGCAGCTATCGTTGAAAACATGAAAGATGAGCAGGTAAAAAGTGCATTTGAAAAAGGTGAAATTCGCCAGATCGTCGCACTCATAGCTTATCTAAATAGCCTAAAGTAG
- a CDS encoding response regulator transcription factor, translating to MNKILKNLTVLLVEDDSDSKKIMHDVLSDNFEKVFTAQNGDEGLKKFKKYNPNMVITDVFMPISDGLDMTRYIKEISKDTPVIVLSAHSEKETLLKAIDVGVDKYLIKPIMADDLLKTIENVAKSKIETANIIQVANGYSFNKIKRVLIRDGVEISLTKKELAFISLLIKRLGTLVLHDEIKSVVWVGESVTEAAIRTFVKRVRDKVGNNFIKNVPGLGYKIDRRLS from the coding sequence ATGAATAAAATTTTAAAGAACCTAACGGTTTTGCTTGTCGAAGACGATAGCGACAGCAAAAAGATCATGCACGATGTGCTAAGTGACAATTTTGAAAAAGTTTTTACTGCTCAAAATGGTGATGAAGGTTTGAAAAAATTTAAAAAATACAACCCAAATATGGTAATTACAGATGTATTTATGCCAATTAGTGATGGACTTGATATGACAAGATATATCAAGGAAATTTCTAAAGACACACCTGTCATCGTCCTAAGTGCGCATAGCGAAAAAGAGACTTTATTAAAGGCTATCGATGTTGGCGTTGATAAGTATCTCATAAAACCTATCATGGCAGACGATCTTTTAAAAACGATAGAAAATGTCGCAAAAAGCAAGATAGAAACTGCAAACATCATCCAAGTTGCAAACGGATATAGCTTTAATAAGATCAAGCGCGTACTTATCAGAGATGGTGTTGAAATTTCACTTACTAAAAAAGAGCTTGCATTTATCTCACTTTTGATAAAAAGACTTGGTACGCTCGTGCTTCACGATGAGATCAAAAGCGTCGTTTGGGTTGGTGAGAGCGTTACAGAAGCAGCTATCAGAACCTTTGTTAAGCGCGTTAGAGATAAAGTTGGCAACAACTTTATAAAAAATGTCCCAGGACTTGGTTACAAAATAGACAGAAGACTTTCCTAG
- a CDS encoding cbb3-type cytochrome c oxidase N-terminal domain-containing protein, whose amino-acid sequence MQWLNLEDNVNLLALIGAALIIVLTIVVAGRYVGQMKVKKDESVELSEHNWDGIGEYKNPVPLGWAVVFLLTLVWAIWYYLLGYPLNSYSQIGEYNKEVKEANAKFEKEYANPSKETLHAMGESIYLVQCSACHGITGDGIGGKAANLQVWGSEKGIVETILNGSKGLDYPMGEMPAGLADADGAKAIAAYVAKEISAIKSTKNENLVATGKELYAACAACHGEDGKGMDGMSVDLSKYGSASFVAEVLNRGKKGAIGTMPKFNDGRLNEIQQSAVGEYVISLSKGE is encoded by the coding sequence ATGCAATGGCTAAATTTAGAAGATAATGTAAATTTACTAGCTCTTATAGGAGCGGCTCTAATCATCGTGCTTACCATCGTTGTGGCTGGCAGGTACGTGGGGCAGATGAAGGTTAAAAAAGATGAGAGTGTTGAGCTTAGCGAGCATAACTGGGACGGCATAGGTGAGTACAAAAACCCTGTCCCACTTGGCTGGGCGGTCGTCTTTTTGCTAACGCTAGTTTGGGCGATCTGGTACTATTTGTTAGGCTATCCTTTAAATTCTTACTCGCAAATAGGCGAATACAACAAAGAGGTTAAAGAGGCAAACGCTAAATTTGAAAAAGAGTACGCAAACCCAAGCAAAGAGACGCTTCACGCTATGGGCGAAAGCATATATCTCGTGCAGTGCTCAGCATGTCACGGCATCACAGGCGATGGCATAGGCGGCAAGGCTGCAAATTTACAAGTTTGGGGCAGCGAAAAAGGCATAGTTGAGACTATACTTAATGGCTCAAAAGGGCTTGATTATCCTATGGGTGAGATGCCAGCGGGTTTAGCTGACGCTGATGGCGCAAAGGCGATCGCAGCTTACGTAGCTAAAGAGATAAGCGCTATTAAAAGCACAAAAAATGAAAATTTAGTAGCAACTGGCAAAGAGCTTTACGCTGCATGTGCGGCATGTCACGGCGAAGATGGCAAGGGTATGGATGGCATGTCGGTTGATCTTAGCAAATATGGCTCGGCTAGCTTTGTGGCTGAGGTGCTAAATCGTGGCAAAAAAGGAGCGATCGGCACTATGCCTAAATTTAATGATGGCAGACTAAATGAGATCCAGCAAAGCGCAGTTGGCGAGTACGTCATATCGCTATCAAAGGGCGAATAA
- a CDS encoding PD-(D/E)XK nuclease family protein, giving the protein MRNLNQLFVFTNSRKIREFNACFNDELIPKSLSIAEFYKKVVFVNGRFECDSTYALVLMNRACASVKEANSVLKIPTEFFEFLKNNDYLFSFFKELAISKKSIAEIKFNDIYADFEEHLSILEAVLKEYESLLDKEDLYDDITLPKIYSINEAYIRSFSEISLHIDGILSEFEWEILEKISKLTTLKIIFQTSVFNKKLIEKIRQISAISEFENYKKYELNLNTNELTCLENITKFEPVLVRNFATRSLQCAYAMAKASEFVREGIKPENIAVILPDESFSEILRLHDNAKIFNYAMGESFKNTKFYEALCYITRAINEEASPVFDQSKCESYEELGFILSEFGVSEQLFEKFKASYFEACEFGKFKELIDELLVLENEPRCEEKLALELFRMENLCRYFSFSLKQLSEIFLLNISRLSIDDVGGGKISVMGMLESRGMKFDGVIIVDFNDNFIPARSANEMFLNSKVRQKAGLISYLERENLQRFYYESLINNAKKVAISCCVNEESIPSRFLKNFKTIKDEKFSDEAYLKLFLKGIASLNLSDDEVILEHDFFTNPLSFSTLNLFLTCPRKYYYTKIAHINAPKGVASELGTKQGNSVHSALFEYYTSEFYKQNNTFDPAVFKEMLAKQNLTPLEFEIWTHKFKEYEIYENERLRAGFRVLECEKEVQSELCGVQIKGFIDRIDVGANGDVLILDYKTGEANVNSLQLAFYEALYGGKVRSAYYALKNEPSLVGSKKSVEDLGDEIEKLKAINKTKINFERKSGACAFCEYVTLCRREL; this is encoded by the coding sequence ATGCGCAATCTAAATCAACTTTTCGTCTTTACAAACTCACGTAAGATCAGGGAATTTAACGCTTGCTTTAATGACGAGCTAATCCCAAAAAGTCTAAGCATCGCAGAGTTTTACAAAAAGGTCGTTTTTGTAAATGGCCGCTTTGAGTGCGATAGCACCTACGCTTTGGTGCTTATGAACAGAGCCTGTGCCAGCGTCAAAGAGGCAAACTCGGTGCTTAAAATCCCAACTGAGTTTTTTGAATTTTTGAAAAATAACGACTATCTTTTTTCATTTTTTAAAGAGCTAGCCATTAGCAAAAAGAGCATTGCTGAGATCAAATTTAACGACATTTACGCTGATTTTGAGGAGCATTTAAGCATACTTGAAGCGGTTTTAAAAGAGTATGAGAGCTTGCTTGATAAAGAGGATCTTTATGATGATATAACCTTGCCAAAAATTTACTCTATAAATGAAGCCTACATAAGAAGTTTTAGTGAAATTTCACTGCACATTGATGGCATTTTAAGCGAGTTTGAGTGGGAAATTTTAGAAAAAATTTCAAAACTAACCACGCTAAAGATCATCTTTCAAACCAGCGTTTTTAATAAAAAACTTATCGAAAAGATAAGGCAAATTTCAGCCATTAGCGAGTTTGAAAACTATAAAAAATATGAGCTAAATTTAAACACAAACGAGCTAACTTGCTTAGAAAATATCACAAAATTTGAGCCAGTTTTAGTAAGAAATTTCGCTACAAGAAGCTTGCAGTGTGCCTATGCTATGGCAAAGGCGAGCGAGTTTGTGCGTGAGGGCATAAAGCCTGAAAACATCGCTGTCATCTTGCCAGATGAGAGCTTTAGCGAGATTTTAAGGCTTCATGATAACGCTAAAATTTTCAACTACGCTATGGGCGAGAGCTTTAAAAATACAAAATTTTATGAAGCGCTTTGCTACATCACAAGAGCGATCAACGAAGAGGCAAGCCCAGTTTTTGATCAAAGCAAGTGTGAGAGCTATGAGGAGCTTGGCTTTATTTTAAGCGAATTTGGCGTGAGCGAGCAGCTTTTTGAGAAATTTAAGGCTAGCTACTTTGAGGCGTGTGAATTTGGCAAATTTAAAGAGCTAATAGATGAGCTTTTGGTGCTTGAAAATGAGCCAAGATGCGAAGAAAAGCTCGCACTTGAGCTTTTTAGGATGGAGAATTTATGCAGGTATTTTAGCTTTAGCCTAAAGCAGCTAAGTGAAATTTTCTTGCTAAATATCTCGCGCTTAAGCATCGATGATGTGGGCGGCGGAAAGATCAGCGTCATGGGCATGCTAGAGAGCCGCGGGATGAAATTTGATGGCGTTATCATAGTTGATTTTAACGACAACTTCATCCCAGCAAGAAGCGCAAACGAGATGTTTTTAAACTCAAAAGTGAGGCAAAAAGCGGGGCTTATAAGCTATCTTGAGCGTGAAAATTTGCAGAGATTTTACTACGAAAGCCTCATAAATAACGCCAAAAAAGTGGCGATAAGCTGCTGCGTAAATGAGGAGAGCATACCTTCAAGATTTTTAAAAAATTTCAAAACGATAAAAGATGAGAAATTTAGCGATGAGGCCTATTTGAAGCTATTTTTAAAAGGAATTGCGAGCTTAAATTTAAGTGACGATGAGGTTATTTTAGAGCATGATTTTTTCACAAATCCACTCTCATTCTCGACGCTAAATTTATTTCTAACCTGCCCAAGAAAATACTACTACACAAAGATAGCTCACATAAATGCGCCAAAGGGTGTAGCAAGTGAGCTTGGTACAAAGCAAGGAAATAGCGTTCATAGCGCACTTTTTGAATACTATACGAGTGAGTTTTATAAGCAAAATAACACCTTTGATCCAGCCGTTTTTAAAGAGATGCTAGCAAAGCAAAATCTTACGCCACTTGAGTTTGAAATTTGGACACATAAATTTAAAGAGTATGAAATTTATGAAAACGAGCGTTTAAGGGCTGGTTTTAGGGTGCTTGAGTGCGAAAAAGAGGTGCAAAGCGAGCTTTGCGGCGTGCAGATAAAGGGATTTATCGATAGGATCGACGTTGGCGCAAACGGAGATGTGCTTATACTTGATTATAAAACGGGCGAAGCAAATGTAAATTCGCTCCAGCTTGCATTTTATGAAGCACTTTACGGCGGCAAGGTGCGAAGTGCTTACTATGCCCTAAAAAACGAGCCTAGCTTAGTTGGCTCTAAAAAAAGCGTAGAGGATCTAGGTGACGAGATAGAAAAGCTAAAAGCCATAAACAAAACCAAGATAAATTTTGAAAGAAAGAGCGGTGCTTGCGCATTTTGCGAATATGTCACACTTTGTAGGAGAGAGTTATGA
- a CDS encoding flavin reductase → MHKELNRSGFYYGFPVLLATTKDQKGRDDITVLSSSWTLGDSVVLGIGVDNKGYKNIQNGSDITLNLCDESLLEAIKKIEKLTGDEEVPEEKRALGYSYESDKFKVANLHKEPGIKAKSARIKECKIQIETTLEKCEIKEWFCVVTCKIVGIFVDENLLKDEKLDTKKWSPLIYKFKEYVKTGKRLGLNFGFKEV, encoded by the coding sequence ATGCATAAAGAGTTAAACAGATCTGGCTTTTACTACGGCTTTCCAGTTTTGCTTGCAACCACAAAAGATCAAAAAGGGCGAGACGATATCACCGTGCTTTCATCCTCTTGGACGCTAGGAGATAGCGTGGTGCTTGGCATCGGAGTTGATAACAAAGGCTATAAAAATATCCAAAATGGCTCAGATATCACGCTAAATTTATGCGATGAGAGCTTGCTTGAAGCTATAAAAAAGATAGAAAAACTAACAGGCGACGAGGAGGTGCCAGAGGAGAAAAGAGCCCTTGGATACAGCTACGAAAGCGATAAATTTAAGGTGGCAAATTTACACAAAGAGCCTGGCATAAAGGCAAAAAGCGCGCGCATAAAAGAGTGCAAGATACAGATAGAAACGACCCTAGAAAAGTGCGAGATAAAGGAGTGGTTTTGCGTAGTCACTTGCAAGATAGTTGGCATCTTTGTAGATGAAAATTTATTAAAAGATGAAAAGCTAGATACTAAAAAATGGTCGCCTCTAATCTATAAATTTAAAGAGTACGTTAAAACTGGCAAGCGTTTGGGCTTAAATTTTGGCTTTAAAGAGGTTTGA
- a CDS encoding cytochrome c oxidase, cbb3-type, CcoQ subunit — MENIREFQAYGYFFLTAFLAITLYAYFFHLYKSEKTGRRNYEKYSKLALNDEIGGEILERKATKESVCNG; from the coding sequence ATGGAGAACATTAGAGAGTTTCAAGCTTATGGCTATTTTTTCTTGACAGCATTTTTGGCGATCACTTTGTATGCCTACTTTTTTCATCTTTATAAGAGCGAAAAAACTGGCAGAAGAAACTACGAGAAGTACTCAAAACTAGCGCTTAACGATGAGATCGGTGGCGAAATTTTAGAGCGTAAGGCTACAAAGGAGAGCGTATGCAATGGCTAA
- a CDS encoding FixH family protein → MAKKSFWPYGIVLSIVAIILACAATIVVAINNPVEMDSAYMQSHQSVDENITFIKESEARFDEKFELKFEPEFKGLQGKFKFLITPKNGEISSLSYEILLTRPQTNKDNKTLSALWQENELVSESVGLKEGRWQLLLRLSDKQDTRYYKFDFNATK, encoded by the coding sequence ATGGCTAAAAAGAGCTTTTGGCCTTACGGCATCGTGCTTAGCATAGTGGCTATCATCTTAGCTTGCGCCGCAACTATCGTTGTTGCGATCAACAACCCAGTCGAGATGGATAGTGCTTATATGCAAAGTCACCAAAGCGTCGATGAAAACATCACTTTTATAAAAGAGAGTGAGGCTAGATTTGATGAAAAATTTGAGCTTAAATTCGAGCCAGAATTTAAAGGTTTGCAGGGTAAGTTTAAATTTCTCATAACGCCAAAAAATGGCGAAATTTCAAGCCTTAGCTATGAAATTTTACTCACTCGCCCGCAAACAAATAAAGATAACAAAACATTAAGCGCCTTATGGCAAGAAAACGAGCTTGTAAGCGAGAGTGTTGGCCTAAAAGAGGGCAGGTGGCAGCTACTTTTAAGGCTAAGCGACAAGCAAGATACGAGATATTATAAATTTGATTTTAATGCTACAAAGTAA